From a region of the Streptomyces venezuelae genome:
- a CDS encoding efflux RND transporter permease subunit gives MSWLSRFSLAQRALVGLVSIVALLFGAIAIPQLKQQLLPSIELPMVSVLAPYQGASPDVVEKQVVEPIEAMLKGVDGLTGITSTASEGNALIMATFDYGDSGTKQLVADVQQAVNRARVRLPADVEPQVVAGSTDDIPTVILAVTADKDQQALADQLERSVVPVLSDIEGVGQVTVDGVQDLQVTVTPDTAKLAAAGLDGAKLAAGLQAGGAAVPAGSFDEAGKNRTVRVGGGYTSLAQLEELRLSPGTGKPAVRLADVASVKQEPAKAVSITRTNGKPSLALVLTMDKDGSAVAISDAVKDKLPGLRTTLGAGADLTVVSDQGPAVAKSISSLTTEGLLGLLFAVIVILVFLASLRSTLVTAVSIPLSVVLALIVLWTQDLSLNMLTLGALTIAIGRVVDDSIVVLENIKRHLGYGEEREAAIITAVKEVAGAVTSSTLTTVAVFLPIGLTGGMIGELFGSFSLTVTAALLASLLVSLTVVPVLSYWFLSAPKGVEPGNAESAAKARREAEEKEARSRLQLFYVRVLGFATRRRLTSVAIAVVVLFGTFGMTPLLKTNFFDQGEQEVLTVKQELAPGTSLAASDEASRKIEQVLSSVDGVKSYQVTVGSSGFLAAFGGGTGSNQASYQVSLKDSGKADAVKKGIESKLAALDGIGETRIVAGDGFGSQNLSVVVKAGDGKVLAEAAEQVRAEVAKLGNVADVQSDLSQSVPRISVTATPKTAEAGLDQAALGAVVAQAVRGNPAGKAVLDDTERDIVIRSAKPATTLAELQALPVGPVRLGDIAEVKEVPGPVAMTRIDGARAATVTARPLGDNTGAVSAELQTKLKALDLPEGATASIGGVSEDQDEAFGSLGLAMLAAIAIVFMLLVATFRSLVQPLILLVSIPFAATGALGLLIATGTPMGVPAMIGMLMLIGIVVTNAIVLIDLVNQYRAQGLGVVEAVVEGGRHRLRPILMTALATIFALLPMALGVTGEGGFISQPLAVVVIGGLVSSTVLTLLLVPTLYTMVELRKERRRAKRAAKREARLTVVPAPAAAEDEVPAKA, from the coding sequence ATGTCGTGGCTGTCCCGCTTCAGCCTGGCCCAAAGGGCCCTGGTCGGCCTCGTGTCGATCGTGGCGCTGCTCTTCGGCGCCATAGCCATCCCGCAGCTCAAGCAGCAGCTGCTGCCCTCCATCGAACTGCCGATGGTGTCCGTGCTCGCGCCGTACCAGGGCGCCTCGCCCGACGTGGTCGAGAAGCAGGTCGTCGAACCGATCGAGGCCATGCTCAAGGGTGTCGACGGCCTCACCGGCATCACCTCCACCGCCAGCGAGGGCAACGCCCTCATCATGGCCACCTTCGACTACGGCGACAGCGGCACCAAGCAGCTCGTCGCCGACGTCCAGCAGGCCGTGAACCGGGCTCGCGTCCGGCTGCCCGCCGACGTGGAGCCGCAGGTCGTGGCCGGTTCCACCGACGACATCCCGACCGTCATCCTGGCCGTCACCGCCGACAAGGACCAGCAGGCGCTCGCCGACCAGCTGGAACGTTCCGTCGTCCCCGTCCTCTCCGACATCGAGGGCGTCGGCCAGGTCACCGTCGACGGCGTCCAGGACCTCCAGGTCACCGTCACCCCCGACACCGCCAAGCTCGCGGCCGCCGGCCTCGACGGCGCCAAGCTCGCCGCGGGCCTCCAGGCGGGCGGCGCGGCCGTCCCCGCCGGCTCCTTCGACGAGGCGGGCAAGAACCGCACCGTACGCGTCGGCGGCGGCTACACCTCCCTCGCCCAGCTCGAAGAGCTGCGCCTGAGCCCCGGTACGGGCAAGCCGGCCGTCCGCCTCGCCGACGTCGCCTCCGTGAAGCAGGAGCCGGCCAAGGCCGTCTCCATCACCCGCACCAACGGCAAGCCCAGCCTCGCCCTCGTCCTCACCATGGACAAGGACGGCAGCGCCGTCGCCATCTCCGACGCGGTCAAGGACAAGCTGCCCGGGCTGCGCACCACGCTCGGCGCCGGAGCCGACCTCACCGTCGTCAGCGACCAGGGCCCGGCCGTCGCCAAGTCCATCTCCAGCCTCACCACCGAAGGCCTGCTCGGCCTGCTCTTCGCGGTGATCGTGATCCTGGTCTTCCTGGCCTCGCTGCGCTCGACGCTGGTCACGGCGGTCTCCATCCCGCTGTCCGTCGTCCTCGCGCTCATCGTGCTGTGGACCCAGGACCTGTCGCTCAACATGCTGACCCTGGGCGCCCTCACCATCGCCATCGGCCGCGTCGTCGACGACTCGATCGTGGTCCTGGAGAACATCAAGCGCCACCTCGGCTACGGCGAGGAGCGCGAGGCCGCGATCATCACCGCGGTCAAGGAGGTCGCCGGCGCGGTCACCTCCTCCACCCTCACCACCGTCGCCGTCTTCCTCCCGATCGGCCTCACCGGCGGCATGATCGGCGAGCTCTTCGGCTCCTTCTCGCTCACCGTCACCGCCGCCCTGCTGGCCTCGCTGCTCGTCTCGCTGACGGTCGTACCGGTGCTCTCGTACTGGTTCCTGAGCGCGCCCAAGGGCGTCGAGCCCGGCAACGCCGAGAGCGCGGCCAAGGCCCGCCGCGAGGCCGAGGAGAAGGAGGCGCGCAGCCGCCTCCAGCTCTTCTACGTCCGCGTCCTGGGCTTCGCCACCCGCCGCCGGCTCACCAGTGTGGCCATCGCGGTGGTCGTCCTCTTCGGCACCTTCGGGATGACCCCGCTGCTGAAGACCAACTTCTTCGACCAGGGCGAGCAAGAAGTCCTGACGGTCAAGCAGGAGCTCGCCCCCGGCACCTCGCTCGCGGCCTCCGACGAGGCGAGCCGCAAGATCGAGCAGGTGCTGTCCTCGGTCGACGGCGTCAAGAGCTACCAGGTCACCGTCGGCTCCTCCGGCTTCCTCGCGGCCTTCGGCGGCGGTACGGGCTCCAACCAGGCCTCGTACCAGGTCAGCCTGAAGGACTCCGGCAAGGCGGACGCCGTCAAGAAGGGCATCGAGAGCAAGCTGGCCGCTCTCGACGGCATCGGCGAGACCCGCATCGTCGCGGGCGACGGCTTCGGCAGCCAGAACCTCAGCGTGGTCGTCAAGGCCGGTGACGGCAAGGTCCTCGCCGAGGCCGCCGAGCAGGTCCGCGCCGAGGTCGCGAAGCTGGGGAACGTCGCCGACGTGCAGAGCGACCTGTCCCAGTCCGTGCCCCGCATCTCCGTGACCGCCACCCCCAAGACGGCCGAGGCCGGCCTGGACCAGGCCGCGCTCGGCGCGGTCGTCGCGCAGGCCGTCCGGGGCAACCCGGCGGGCAAGGCCGTACTCGACGACACCGAGCGGGACATCGTCATCAGGTCCGCGAAGCCGGCCACCACCCTGGCCGAACTGCAGGCGCTCCCGGTCGGCCCGGTCAGGCTCGGTGACATCGCCGAGGTCAAGGAGGTCCCCGGACCGGTCGCGATGACCCGGATCGACGGCGCCCGCGCCGCCACCGTCACGGCACGGCCGCTCGGCGACAACACCGGCGCGGTCAGCGCCGAGCTGCAGACCAAGCTCAAGGCCCTGGACCTGCCGGAGGGCGCCACCGCCTCCATCGGCGGCGTCTCCGAGGACCAGGACGAGGCCTTCGGCTCGCTGGGCCTGGCCATGCTCGCGGCCATCGCGATCGTGTTCATGCTGCTGGTCGCGACCTTCCGGTCGCTGGTCCAGCCGCTGATCCTGCTGGTCTCCATCCCGTTCGCGGCGACCGGCGCGCTCGGCCTGCTCATCGCCACCGGCACCCCGATGGGCGTCCCGGCGATGATCGGCATGCTGATGCTCATCGGCATCGTGGTGACCAACGCGATCGTCCTGATCGACCTGGTCAACCAGTACCGCGCCCAGGGCCTGGGCGTCGTCGAAGCGGTCGTCGAGGGCGGCCGGCACCGGCTGCGCCCCATCCTGATGACGGCCCTGGCGACGATCTTCGCGCTGCTCCCGATGGCGCTGGGCGTCACCGGCGAGGGCGGCTTCATCTCGCAGCCGCTCGCGGTCGTGGTGATCGGCGGCCTGGTCAGCTCCACCGTCCTGACGCTGCTGCTGGTGCCGACCCTCTACACGATGGTCGAGCTCCGCAAGGAGCGCCGCCGCGCCAAGCGCGCGGCGAAGCGCGAGGCCCGCCTGACGGTGGTCCCGGCTCCCGCCGCAGCCGAGGACGAGGTTCCGGCCAAGGCCTGA
- the nadA gene encoding quinolinate synthase NadA, translating to MRVVTTAQPLDVQPTPLALLLLGREADPKSERGVECPGDLPSPSDPNLVERARAAKEKLGDKVFILGHHYQRDEVIEFADVTGDSFKLAKDAAAKPEAEYIVFCGVHFMAESADILTSDDQKVVLPDLAAGCSMADMATAEQVAECWDVLTEAGVADVTVPVSYMNSSADIKAFTGKHGGTICTSSNAKKALEWAFEQGEKILFLPDQHLGRNTAVRDMGMSLDDCALYNPHKPNGGLTAEQLRNAKMILWRGHCSVHGRFSVDSVNDVRARIPGVNVLVHPECKHEVVAAADYVGSTEYIIKALEAAPAGSKWAIGTELNLVRRLANRFAAEDKEVVFLDKTVCFCSTMNRIDLPHLVWTLESLAEGTLVNQIQVDKETESFAKLALERMLALP from the coding sequence GTGCGTGTCGTGACCACCGCCCAGCCTTTGGACGTCCAGCCGACGCCCCTTGCCCTGCTGCTGCTCGGCCGTGAGGCCGACCCCAAGAGCGAGCGCGGGGTGGAGTGCCCCGGCGACCTGCCGTCGCCGTCGGACCCGAACCTCGTGGAGCGTGCCCGCGCGGCCAAGGAGAAGCTCGGGGACAAGGTCTTCATCCTGGGCCACCACTACCAGCGTGACGAGGTCATCGAGTTCGCGGACGTCACCGGCGACTCCTTCAAGCTGGCCAAGGACGCGGCCGCCAAGCCGGAGGCCGAGTACATCGTCTTCTGCGGCGTGCACTTCATGGCCGAGTCCGCGGACATCCTGACCTCGGACGACCAGAAGGTGGTCCTGCCGGACCTGGCCGCCGGCTGCTCGATGGCCGACATGGCCACCGCCGAGCAGGTCGCGGAGTGCTGGGACGTACTGACCGAGGCCGGTGTCGCCGACGTCACGGTGCCCGTCTCGTACATGAACTCCTCCGCCGACATCAAGGCCTTCACCGGCAAGCACGGCGGCACGATCTGCACCTCGTCCAACGCGAAGAAGGCCCTGGAGTGGGCGTTCGAGCAGGGCGAGAAGATCCTCTTCCTCCCGGACCAGCACCTGGGCCGCAACACGGCCGTCCGCGACATGGGCATGTCCCTGGACGACTGCGCGCTCTACAACCCGCACAAGCCGAACGGCGGCCTCACCGCGGAGCAGCTGCGGAACGCCAAGATGATCCTGTGGCGCGGGCACTGCTCGGTGCACGGCCGGTTCTCGGTCGACTCGGTCAACGACGTCCGCGCCCGGATCCCCGGCGTGAACGTCCTGGTCCACCCCGAGTGCAAGCACGAGGTCGTGGCGGCCGCGGACTACGTCGGCTCGACGGAGTACATCATCAAGGCGCTGGAGGCGGCCCCGGCCGGTTCCAAGTGGGCCATCGGCACGGAGCTGAACCTGGTCCGCCGCCTGGCGAACCGTTTCGCCGCCGAGGACAAGGAAGTCGTCTTCCTCGACAAGACGGTCTGCTTCTGCTCGACGATGAACCGCATCGACCTGCCGCACCTGGTGTGGACCCTGGAGTCCCTGGCCGAGGGCACCCTCGTCAACCAGATCCAGGTCGACAAGGAGACCGAGAGCTTCGCGAAGCTCGCGCTGGAGCGGATGCTGGCGCTCCCGTAG
- a CDS encoding response regulator has translation MDHVVTDLPSAAPVRVLLADDQALLRSAFRVLVDSEADMEVVGEASDGAQAFELARRTRPDVVLMDIRMPGTDGLAATRMISADPELAGVRVVMLTTFEVDEYVVSALRAGASGFLGKGAEPEELLNAIRVAAAGEALLSPAATKGLIATFLAQGGGPAAAGSSAGAHSERLAALTVREREVLVHVAAGLSNDGIAGRLEVSPLTVKTHVNRAMAKLGARDRAQLVVIAYESGLVRPRAE, from the coding sequence GTGGACCACGTTGTGACGGACCTGCCCTCCGCCGCGCCCGTCAGGGTGCTGCTCGCCGACGACCAGGCGCTGCTGCGCAGCGCGTTCAGGGTGCTCGTCGACTCCGAGGCCGACATGGAGGTCGTGGGGGAGGCCTCCGACGGCGCGCAGGCCTTCGAGCTCGCCCGCCGGACGCGCCCGGACGTCGTCCTCATGGACATCCGGATGCCCGGTACCGACGGGCTCGCCGCCACCCGCATGATCAGCGCGGATCCGGAACTCGCCGGTGTGCGCGTGGTGATGCTGACGACCTTCGAGGTCGACGAGTACGTGGTCTCGGCCCTGCGGGCCGGAGCCTCCGGCTTCCTCGGCAAGGGTGCCGAGCCCGAGGAGCTGCTGAACGCCATCCGCGTCGCCGCGGCCGGTGAGGCGCTGCTCTCGCCGGCCGCCACCAAGGGGCTCATCGCCACCTTCCTCGCCCAAGGCGGCGGCCCGGCCGCCGCCGGGTCTTCGGCCGGGGCGCACTCCGAGCGGCTCGCCGCTCTGACCGTCCGCGAGCGCGAGGTCCTCGTGCACGTCGCGGCCGGGCTGTCGAACGACGGGATCGCGGGGCGGCTGGAGGTCAGCCCGCTGACCGTCAAGACCCACGTGAACCGGGCCATGGCCAAGCTGGGCGCCCGCGACCGGGCCCAATTGGTGGTTATTGCCTACGAATCGGGACTGGTGCGCCCCCGCGCGGAGTAG
- the erpA gene encoding iron-sulfur cluster insertion protein ErpA: protein MSVQDDKTTVSDGILLSDAAAEKVRTLLEQEGRDDLALRVAVQPGGCSGLRYQLFFDERSLDGDVVKDFDGVKVVTDRMSSPYLHGASIDFVDTIEKQGFTIDNPNATGSCACGDSFS, encoded by the coding sequence ATGTCCGTACAGGACGACAAGACCACTGTGAGCGACGGCATCCTCCTGTCCGACGCCGCCGCCGAGAAGGTCAGGACCCTGCTGGAGCAGGAAGGCCGCGATGACCTGGCGCTCCGCGTCGCCGTCCAGCCCGGCGGCTGCTCCGGCCTGCGCTACCAGCTCTTCTTCGACGAGCGCTCCCTCGACGGCGACGTCGTGAAGGACTTCGACGGTGTGAAGGTCGTCACGGACCGGATGAGCTCCCCGTACCTCCACGGCGCCTCCATCGACTTCGTCGACACCATCGAGAAGCAGGGCTTCACGATCGACAACCCCAACGCCACGGGCTCCTGCGCCTGCGGCGACTCGTTCAGCTAG